TAGAAACTTCATAATCATAATCACCTGTCGGTAACTTAAATTCATAAGACCCATTTTCATCAGTCTTAGCTTGAACCACAAGACTCCCATTTTGAATTATTTTTATAGTAGCACTTTGAATAGGTGTATTTGTTACTTTATCTTTTACATTAAAAGTGATAAAACCTTCTTCAATTTGTTGCAATCTGTCACAAGAGTAAATAAAAAACACGATTATAAATATTAAAATTAAAATCCATACTTTTTTTTCCATTTTTTCACCTCCTAATTTTAATTACAATTCAAACAATATTAACATCATAGTTATTTAGACCTGATTTTTTTTAGAAAGTTCATAAATAAAATAATAAAAATTGAACTTTTTTATAAAAAAGAAGTCTAAAAACATATAGGAAATTATGAAAAGGGAGGGACCCCTAATGAGAATCGGAAATAATTATTTAAACCAGACGAATAGATTATCAAATTTATCAAATTTGTTATTGCAAAGATCACAGCAATTGGCGAGTGGAAATAGATTGATTAATTCATCTGTGGATCCTGCGGGATTTAGTATAGCTCAGAGGCTAAATACACAATTTAGATCAGCTTATCAAGCAGTAAGGAATATATATGATGGCATAGGAGCGTTAAACGTTGCAGATCAGGGAATTTCATCTATTCAGGATACATTGGGTCGTATGAGAGAACTTGCAACAAGAGCTGCAAATGATACATTACCTGAAGAAGCAAGAACCGCTATTCAGGAAGAATTTAATCAATTAAGGCAGGGAATAAGAGATGTTGTAAGAGATACTCAATATAATAATCAACAGCTATTAAATGGAGAATTTCAGGCCGATTTACCGTTAGATGCAACAGGAAGAAATAATTTAAATGTTGAAATTCAGGATATGAGACCAGAAGCACTAAACCTTGAAAACATAAACTTAACGACGCAGGAAGGGGCAGAAAAT
This genomic interval from Marinitoga sp. 1197 contains the following:
- a CDS encoding flagellin; the protein is MRIGNNYLNQTNRLSNLSNLLLQRSQQLASGNRLINSSVDPAGFSIAQRLNTQFRSAYQAVRNIYDGIGALNVADQGISSIQDTLGRMRELATRAANDTLPEEARTAIQEEFNQLRQGIRDVVRDTQYNNQQLLNGEFQADLPLDATGRNNLNVEIQDMRPEALNLENINLTTQEGAENALNTLEEAVNNVTNMRTQVGSYVNRLGVAAENLLNRAENTGAAEERIAGADMAKTMVEYIRNQNLRDMTSMLFSQTGQLNAASVLNILQSP